One genomic window of Cyprinus carpio isolate SPL01 chromosome A23, ASM1834038v1, whole genome shotgun sequence includes the following:
- the LOC109074934 gene encoding N-acetyltransferase family 8 member 7 translates to MEQKSSLKSVIRPYKPTDKSAVVSLFRFGILEHVYPAFFKAMSHPDHIGMTLSISIAGYVLGGCSYFQAVLFGGAWSCLVYYCCHEIYDAYLRRKLEAEMADIQANFMDSQANGFWVVEMEVNGKSKVAGLLAAVKSDGWDTDAGNAPSLEVFQLVVSFSQRRKGLGTQLVETAVEFCKEQGLSRVIVEISSPQTTAISLFRKLGFIVTSVNSNTHANHLVSKLARIKVIQMEKHL, encoded by the exons ATGGAACAGAAAAGCAGCT TGAAGAGTGTAATCAGGCCCTACAAGCCCACAGATAAgtctgctgttgtctctctcttCCGGTTTGGGATTCTGGAGCACGTCtacccagcattcttcaaagCCATGAGTCATCCGGACCACATTGGCATGACCCTCAGCATCTCCATTGCCGGATATGTGCTCGGAGGATGCTCATACTTCCAGGCCGTGCTCTTCGGAGGAGCCTGGTCTTGTTTGGTTTACTATTGCTGCCACGAGATTTATGATGCCTACCTCAGGAGGAAGCTAGAGGCGGAAATGGCTGATATTCAGGCCAACTTCATGGATAGCCAGGCGAATGGTTTCTGGGTGGTGGAGATGGAGGTGAACGGGAAGTCAAAGGTGGCCGGGCTGCTGGCTGCAGTAAAGAGTGACGGATGGGACACAGATGCGGGCAATGCACCATCTCTAGAGGTGTTTCAGTTGGTCGTGTCCTTCAGCCAGAGACGTAAAGGTTTGGGAACCCAGCTGGTCGAAACGGCCGTGGAGTTTTGTAAGGAGCAGGGACTTTCTCGAGTTATCGTAGAGATCAGCTCCCCACAAACCACAGCCATTTCGCTTTTCCGCAAACTTGGCTTTATTGTAACGTCCGTAAACAGCAACACACACGCTAACCATTTGGTATCAAAACTGGCCCGGATCAAAGTGATACAAATGGAAAAGCATCTTTAA